The Mytilus edulis chromosome 5, xbMytEdul2.2, whole genome shotgun sequence genomic interval ttgtagatttcgaaaaagagcaagctaatgccgctacaaggcagcactggCACCCGCAAACgctggaaagggattaatataagttgcaatttcccaatccactataaataaatatgtttaagctAAACTAAACTATCGTATTGATCCGTATCATCGTCGTTATCGTCATCATCATTATCGTTGTCGTCATCATCGTTGTCGTTGTCATCGTCGTTGTCATCGTTATCGTCATCATTATCGtaatcatcattttcatcattattaTCGTCGTCGTCATGATCATCATAATCAAGGGTCATCGCCAGCGTCACAGTCATCGTCAGCATCGTTATTATCATTGACGTCGTGGACATCATCATCTTTGTCGTCCGCTGCCACCCATTACCTACACCATCAACATCATTATCTTCCATCCATCATGAATGGAATGCTTTTAAGGTGTGAATATTGGTCTGAGAGGGTTCACTTGACTTtaacctcattttatggatcaatGATCAAGGTTACGTAAGTCATTATTCCCCTTTCTCAGATACAATAAACAATTGGTCATCTATGCTTGGTGAATTGAATGGTGTACTTTCCGTCCAGGGTAATCTGACCTTAGCCTCATTTTCATAGCTCCTTGGTCAACATCAAGTTTTTTGTAATGATGTATTTTTATACGCCCTTTTACGGTATTATGGTAttcgtccgtcgtcaacatgtctgACAATAACTAAAAAAACGCTTTATTGAATTTGCATgtaactttggtgaattgtttatatctattgacgtgagcttccttttttttatatatatattttagatttaacGTTTCTGAGTTGTGGGGTTTTAATCATTAAAAAGGGGGGGATTCTCCAGTTTTGgcaaataactcaaaaatgctttcagcagttttgATGAAACTTTAaagaattgtttatatctattgaggtaagctccctttccatttttataaattttagattttacgtttccgagttattaGGTTTTATTCACTAAAAAAGAGGGATTTTcaagttttcggacaataactgaAAAATCCTTTCAGCAGTTTTCATGAAGCTTTGGTGAATCTATTGAGGTATcctcccttttgattttttaaaattttagattttaagtttcagAGTAATGGGATTTAAAGGGGCGATTTTCCAGTTTTCTAACAATATCGTTAAAGTGCTTTgaacaattttcatgaaactttggtgactgcTTTACATCGATTAAGATAACCTCCATttagtttttcataaatttttaaaatgacattgagaagttaatgaactttattctttaaaaacgcgacgggcgtatcatgcgctcatggcgcagctgtcaGATAGtgtaagcagtaggtcaactatatgtggtcTACCAGTATGGAATTATTAGAGGGTGCATATATAATATCTATCTTGCAAGGTTCATATGTACTTTACTTTACTTTCGTGAATGCTGAACTTGTTCAGTGTTTATGTGATATCAgtagtaaaatatttatttaaaaaaaatgaagatttggtatgattgtccaTAAGAAAACCCTCCACTAGAGACAAAAATGCCGtagtagaagttaacaactataggccaccgatCAGCCTTCAAAAATTGCAACCAGAAGCCATGAAAGGTCGAGAAATGCCAAACTTCAAACAATGGAAACGCGAAAAattatctcctgatttgtgtCAAAAATATAGAACAAGAAATATGATATACACACAACCACCAATAAATTACAGGTTTCCTAGCTGACGTGGGAAGGCACATTCAGAATGTTCATTTTgtagccaaattcaaaaattagattTGCACCAGTAACACTTAGAGAGTTTTAAATAGATATGTGTTTTAATAAAATAGACAATGATTATGTGATTTTCTATagaagaggaacgaaagataccagagggagagtcgaactcatagatagaaaataaactgacaacgccatggccaaaaataaaaatacgaacagacaaataatagtgtGATGAATTTGCAAACTTACCTGGTTCTTGCTTATTTTATAATCCGATTGTAAAGTCCAACAGAAAGAAATATCATTCATTCCCTTCATTTATTTACACATTGTTTTACTTTCACTTtcgatttgtttacattttactggGTGAGTAGTAATTGTTTTGGGGTCAGGAATTGACCTATAAATCCGGAATTCCCACGATCATGATCAGTTGTTACAAAGTATATAACCGTCACAATAGTGCTTTGTTATATCATATATGCTTAGGTGTTGTAAAACGTTTTAGTGATAAAGTCGTTTTTGGAATAGTCTATTGTATGGACGAGTCTACAATTTACTATATATACCAAGGTTTTCACAGTTCACATTGTTCTGGGTTTAGAATTCAAGCCGAGCAGTTGGATACAAGAGAAGAAGAAAGGTGAGATTAATCTATAGTTCTGAATAAGAATTATAAGCAGTGGTCCTGAATAAGGAGCCAATTGATTAATTCAGTAATTGCTGCTGAAGAAGCAGTGGCTTCAGAAAGAAGCATTGGCGGTATACAAAATAAAGTATTTCCAGTGGCCCTGAGTAAGGAGCCAAGTGATTAAATAAGTATAGCTGCTGAAGAAGCAGTGGCTGCAGAGAGAAGCATTGAATAAGAGCAAAGAAGTGACCAAACAGTCCAACACACGCACTGGCCCAAATAAAGTAGATATAAAGCAGTGGCTACAAGTAAAGCACTGGCTCAGTATATTAATAATACGTTGCTTTTAGAAAGCATTGGCTAATCAAAAGTATATCAAGATATTCACTATCATCCTTGGCATTTATCGTCTATTACCCAAAGACTTCTTAATTTGGAAGCCCAGCATTAATATAAAGAAAATCCGAATACTCAGTTGATAAAATAACGCTACCAATTCTTGAGCCTTGACTGTATCCAGAGAAACGACTCTGGTACGAAACCCAGAGTAACGCAGTTGCGTACCCCCGGTACGTgacaatagtacagaagacacaacatagaaaactaaagactaagcaacaagaaccccaccaaaaacattATTACTGCGTATCACCAAAAGTAGGTCACATTGACTTATCTACAGCTAAATATCAGACACTTAATCGCATTCATTTAACTTGTAAAGAAGATAGAGGTAACTTACTAGTTAATGCCTCCaactttcatatttaatgtatagGACTAGTTCAGGTACCATGCAGATACTATAAAATGACTTAAAAGAGGTGTCACAGATTTCGTAGTAAAGTGGGTCAACGTGACCGTGTGTCATATTGTTCATCCATAGGTCATTGAAATTGTCCAAGTCCCTTAAGAAAACTAAGAGTGGCGAATAACATTACAATAAAGATAAAAGTGGGCAAAACAGATTTACACCAAATGCATGTATTTGACGAAAGTGGACATTGGGACTGGCTTTAGTCGAACTATttttattagaatatttatatGCATAGAGTTGGTTGATTTGGTGATGTCATCGGCGTATTTGAACAGAGGGTGTCACTAGTGGAACTACTAACCTTTCCGCGGACTACCTAGTAAAGTTCACTTCCGTTTTATTGTGAAGTAAGTATTGTTGTGTAGTGTTGTGTGGacatttttatgtcccatttatgggcattatgttttctggtctgtgcgtccgtccgtctgtcccgcttcatgttaaagtttttggtcgaggtagtttttcatgaagttgaagtccaatcaacttgaaacttagtacacatgttacctatgatatgatctttctaattttaatgctaaattagagattttccccaattttcacggtccattgaacacagaaaatggtagtgcggattttttttttttatcttttcgtcatgtttttttttttgatcaAGTGTTTATTTTCGAccaattgtaaaattgagaatggtccTTGGTTGCTCCATTTATATTTTCTCCCTCTTTTAACAAGAGTAGGTTACTCTGACCGGCAGCTTTTTACCTGTACTGCATTTGAACAAATTTGACATCTGGTTGATTTTGTCATATATAATTACCCTCAATATCAAAAGGAATCTGTTGATTATGGTCAGCTTTTATTTAAACCAAGactgataaattttttttttgcaaatgatacaactatccactaTAGATCGTAAAACTGAACATCTATAAGAGGTCTGGAGGTCAAGATATGTATAGAACACTGTTACAGAGAATAAAgctcaaaataaataaagaaaatggactaaaaagttacaaattaaaaaaaggaagagCCCCATCAAGATCCCGTGTAGgcattttaaacaaaaatccaTAACAAAAATGAAGTCAACCTTCCAAATTTTTCCTCATGATTTTTTTCCTACCAGTTTTATCAGTAATAATAAGCGTGAAATATATGTCAGGTTTACATGTTACAAATCCAGCTTAGCGTGACCATCTGGTACAACTTTTAACTtgttattaaaaattgaaaagaactTATGTGACGTAAATGTACCGTGACATGATAAATTCTCGTGAAAAGCTAAAAAATATTACTAGTAACtgattgtgtttattttcttCATCTTGCAAAAAGGCAATTTGTagtgcatatatatattatatatttaagaatgGCAAAACATTACAAGGGTTGTAATACCGGTTGCTGGCTCTGCCGATGGACCTTTCAGAAGATTCAAAGATAAACTGTATTTACATGCACAATTATTTCCAACATtttgtggtttatttttttaaatcaatgccAGTTCAATGCCAGTTTGAATACGTCCAAGTCATTTTGCAAGTGTTTAATTTTGAAGTGCGCATTGTTTAGTTCATATATGCAGATGTTTCAAATTCTCAATATTTcgtaaaaaaaagaacataattattaaaaaaaaatgaatacgaggtcatttttaacaaaataaaaatttcatgtgaagtcatttcattttaaattttaataatttgttatctGATGTCATATATGCTACGCATTTTACGTTTTTCGTACACTAACAGTATTACTCCTAATAGATATCAAAAATTTTCAATAACTTTCTGACCCTAATAAATAGCCTCTCGAAACTCAACAGATACTAGTAAAAAGGGGAGTTTTTCTCAAGATTTTCGAATATCCTTTCATCAATGTCTGCGCAGATAAGGAATAATTGTTATGGATTTGTTTATTGAAATTTTCACTATGCCggttatagaatgaaattcaaaactgtgtggctgtggccattgattgacacataaaattcatccattgactgggacaatttagtgaacgtttgtatgtagcaactactgctcactatgtactttttaaagacacctaaactatggggtcaccaaaggttctcaacaccttaataaagtaattcgaaaaactaatcagaaataacaagatgttttgatttatatcaattatataaatcaaaacataaaagttattcctgattaattttttgaattattttataattaaaggcgttaagaaacctttggtgaccccacagtttaaatgtctatcgtaggtacgtcgtgaacagtggtcgttacagacaaacgttcacgtaaattgtcccagtcaatggatgaatttaatgtgtcaatcaatggccacagccacactgttttgaatttcattctatgcgATTTACAGGAACTAGTTTGAAATCtgaagtataataaaataaaagataaaaagttgaaatttgGAAGAAACTAGTAGAAGATGGCAAAGGTCTTCGGATTTGAGAAGAAGTTTActgatacaacaaataaagacTCTTTTTGAAATAATTGGTTGGCCCTTAAAAGGGCCTTTGGTTTTGTCGTTAATCTGTTGATTCGGGTCTACTTCTTGGACTTCTTTGGAGACTTCCTGGCGGCCTTCTTTTTGGGTGATTTCTTTACTCTCTTCTTTGTAGGTTTCTTGGCGGCCTTCTTTTTGGGTGATTTCGGCTTTTTTGATGTTTTTGCCTTGGACTTCGATGACTTTTTAACTGCAGTCTTCTTTCTGGGTGactttttagccttggcgttgtttGACTTGTTTTTGGGTTTCtttgctttcttctttggtgactttgCTTTCTTTGCCCTTTTCTTGGGTGAAGCAGGTGCTTTACCAACACGGAAGCTACCAGTTGCACCAGATGCACCAGCGGATGACTTTGGTCTGACTAAAACACCCGATTTCAATCCCTTTGCAAAGGCTAGTTTCATGGCAGTTCCAAGACGAGCTGCACTAACCCCTTTGTTGTTGGCCAGGATGTACTTTCTGATGGCTTGGACAGATGATCCCTTCTTATTCTTCATGGCTTGGATGGAAGCAACAATCAAGGATAAAGTTGTTGGCTTCTTCACTCCACCTTTTGCTCTTGGCTTTCTTGGGGTCTTTCTGGCCTTCTTTGCTGGACTTCTCTTTGGAGAATTGCTCCTGCTCCTAGACCTGGATCGTGAACGTTTTCTTGGGCTGCTTGGCATCTTTGTTACTTTCGCTGACTACTTGATAAAACAAGAATGATAAAATTTCTGCAGGTGCTTCGTTTAAGTTAATAACGCGGACGTGATAGAGAGCACCAGGAAAACTGACGCGGAAAATACATGGAAACATGGCCGACTAGAGAATATGTGCTTCCTAGTTACTTTTAAATAGTAAAAATTCTAGTGTTTACCACAGGATCCTGAATTTAAGGACGTATAAACCATTGGTAGGATCAAAACTTGTATTCCAAAACAAAGAATGAAAAGTTTAAACGCCTTTCGTCTTAAAAAACAAAGGTTGAACTTAAGATTGTTGGTAAACAAAATGAATGTTCGATGAAAGTCGTGCTCAAACTGCAGTAAATCCGACACTTGAAGGtaggaaaatgtttttttgatATTTAATAGATTTCCAAGATGCATTTCATTTGCATTGCGTCAGTATCTTAATGAATATATAACGGCATTTTACTATTAGACTCTTTCAAATCTGAGGTTACAAGATCATTCAAAATGTCCGCCATGATGCCTTCAGAAACCGGCATAAAGGAAATCAAGAACAAAAGGAGGTTCTCCGTCAAATAAAAAAAGTGCATCTTGGCTTGAAACAAAAGAGGCCAACACAtccagttttaaaataaaaataggcCATAAACTGGCCTTTTCTATATGTATGTGTGCGACAACAGGCCTGCGGCTGCACTTCAGAAGAGACCAAAATCATACTGTACTTTGTCTTTGATGGTAGCTATCTTTATGATATACTTCAGAAGAGACCAAAATCATACTGTACTTTGTCTTTGATGGTAGCTatctttatgatatttttttacagtttgCATACCATATATAATCTGTAGGCTAGCTCTATGGTCCTCGAACTGTCAAAAAAATATCATTAGGACCTTAGTCTGGCTTAGAGCTACGGTatctttatgatatttttttacagtttgCATACCATATATAATCTGTAGGCTAGCTCTATGGTCCTCGAACTGTCAAAAAAATATCATTAGGACATTAGAGCTACGGTTCTGCAAATACTTTAGTaacaaagatgaaaaataaaatcgAAGGCTATGTGTCCCCAACAGTTAAAGATTCATTGAAGTCTATTAAAAGACCAAAAGGGCCAAGAGAGAAATTCACCGaagaaaatgataaataaaaaactatTAATAAAGTAGCCCTTAATCAGGGGTGCTACAAATTTAAACCAAAGGTCTTTTACAGACACTGGATtaagaattattttatttgtataaacaaCGACTTTGATGTTGTTGTAAACATGGAACAGTTACTGAATCTCAAAGACATGTATGCCCCCACATATGAAATCAactcaaatatgatatatatatatttgccttATTTTCCATCCAAGCCAATGTAATacctatatatacattttttttgtaagaatGTTTGTCTTGGACAACTTTATAATCTTATAATATGACAAAATGCCGAAACGTATGTTATCACCAAATACCCCAGTAGCAAAGAAGACCAAGTATCCAGCCAAATTCTATTCTGCCTGGTGCAAGTCAGCACTTCATGCAAAGCTGACTTTGTTTACCATAATGACTTGACCAAAAATATGAATACAGCTACCCACCAGAAAGCCATCTCCTTCTGCTACTAGCATGTTCTGAGACAGTTGACAATGtagtttatttcaatatttgcttAATAATATATGGCAGTTGTACTTTTCACCAACTGTATGTATGATGGCTGACAACTTTATCTTGAGGCTATAAACAATGAATAAACTATATGAAAACACTTATCTTGGGCTGTCATCTTGCCCCCTCCCCCCGTATacaaattaaatggtagctccgAGGCTTCCTCTAAAGAAATGCAATTTTTGTCTAGTTTTTGTTcaaatgaatttttgaaataatctTTTTCTGCAAGATTCGGAACTAAATATTTAGATGTATGTCAAAATCaacagaaatattatattttgagAATCAGACTACGTTTACAAATTGTGGctgacttggaaggagagttgtctcattcagtGGCACTCATATACCACATTTTTTTCTCCAGTTATGGCATTTGAAGCAAACATCATGATCTTGTAAGCATTTCTTAACCACAACACTTAACTGTGTGTTCAATGACATCTCAGAATCAGGCTTTGTttcataataaaaacataaaaatataacaaaaatgacATTAAGAACTGAATAACAAAAGCACAATACGgtaccccgatttttttttataggctatataaatgtatgtacattttattacttttacaTGAATAATGTCAATAATATCAGAAAGTAATGATCGTGTGATCAGTAATGGATgttcaatgatttatttttaaccATTACTCACCGTCTTTAAAACTTAAATAATGTGTGGTTTCTGAACCGGGTCTGAAACTGTTTTACAATTAGTAGACTAATGTCAGGTGTGGTTGATACTATAGTGAGATGACAAGAATTAAGTTTTGGAAAAGCAGGGAAATATTCACTATACAAGCataaatgataaaagaaaaacataaaataattcaaaaggtcAAAGACATAATGTCAATTATACGGCAATAAAACGGCGGGAAAATCAAGGGTAGATAATAACTGAACAGGTGTCACTGTAAAATGACGTAGCGTTTGCCACATTGGCACTATTTTTCTTCCGGTGTTTGTATACTGTTACATCCggaatatataattataatttacatGGACAGAaagtaaatattcatttttttaattccacaTATATCTTATTTATGCATGTACAATATGTACTAACATGACAATTTATTACCAAAACCATCAATGACATACCGATCTACTTTATTTACGCGGAGTTTGTTCTTCGGTCAACAGCCATATTGATAGATTTAGATGACAAGATACCTTTTTTCCTTGACAATTTCCGGTCTGAAAGACTGATTCTTTCTAGATTGGGATATTTACCAAGCAGTCCGTATACTTGATAGATAAACAAATACCAGTACAGACAGATACTTAACTAACTGTCATAATGATGCGGTAATTAGATTTCTACCTGTTGATTAATTATTTTTGACCCTCCTACCT includes:
- the LOC139524212 gene encoding sperm-specific protein PHI-2B-like is translated as MPSSPRKRSRSRSRSRSNSPKRSPAKKARKTPRKPRAKGGVKKPTTLSLIVASIQAMKNKKGSSVQAIRKYILANNKGVSAARLGTAMKLAFAKGLKSGVLVRPKSSAGASGATGSFRVGKAPASPKKRAKKAKSPKKKAKKPKNKSNNAKAKKSPRKKTAVKKSSKSKAKTSKKPKSPKKKAAKKPTKKRVKKSPKKKAARKSPKKSKK